Proteins encoded together in one Mastomys coucha isolate ucsf_1 unplaced genomic scaffold, UCSF_Mcou_1 pScaffold16, whole genome shotgun sequence window:
- the Ca14 gene encoding carbonic anhydrase 14 has translation MGVTTGHMKHHCSETTGPHGQDHWPTSYPECGGNAQSPIDIQTDSVIFDPNLPAIQPHGYDQLGTEPLDLHNNGHTVQLSLPPSLHLGGLPRKYTAAQLHLHWGQKGSLEGSEHQIDSEATAAELHVVHYDSESYGSLGEAAQKPQGLAVLGILIEAGETENPAYDHILSHLHEIRYKDQKTSVPPFNVRELFPQQLEQFFRYNGSLTTPPCYQSVLWTVFNRRAQISMGQLEKLQETLSSSEEDPSEPLVQNYRVPQPLNQRTVFASFIQAGPLYTTGEMLGLGVGILAGCLCLLLAIYFIAQKIRKKQLGNRKSVVFTSARAATEA, from the exons ATGGGG GTCACCACTGGACATATGAAG CATCATTGTTCTGAAACTACAG GCCCACACGGTCAGGACCATTGGCCAACCTCTTATCCTGAGTGTGGAGGCAATGCCCAGTCACCCATCGATATCCAGACAGACAGTGTGATATTTGACCCCAATCTGCCTGCTATACAGCCCCACGGATATGACCAGCTTGGTACTGAGCCTTTGGATCTACACAATAATGGCCATACAG TGCagctctccctgcccccaagccTGCACCTGGGTGGACTGCCCAGAAAATACACAGCAGCCCAGCTCCACCTGCACTGGGGTCAGAAAGGATCCCTGGAGGGATCAGAGCACCAGATCGACAGTGAAGCCACAGCTGCAGAG CTCCACGTGGTCCACTATGACTCGGAATCCTATGGCAGCTTGGGTGAGGCAGCTCAGAAGCCTCagggcctggctgtcctgggcatCCTAATTGAG GCGGGTGAGACTGAGAACCCAGCTTATGATCACATTCTGAGTCATCTGCATGAAATAAGATACAAAG ATCAGAAGACCTCCGTGCCTCCCTTTAACGTCAGAGAGCTGTTCCCCCAACAGCTGGAGCAATTCTTCCGATACAATGGCTCACTCACAACTCCCCCCTGCTACCAGAGTGTACTCTGGACAGTGTTCAACAGAAGGGCCCAGATTTCAATGGGACAG TTAGAGAAGCTCCAGGAGACATTGTCCTCTTCAGAAGAGGACCCATCTGAGCCCCTCGTACAGAACTACAGAGTCCCCCAGCCTCTCAACCAGAGGACCGTCTTTGCTTCATTCATCCAAG CGGGACCACTGTATACCACAG GAGAGATGCTGGGTCTAGGAGTGGGAATCTTGGCTGgatgtctctgccttctgttggCTATTTATTTCATCGCTCAGAAAATTAG GAAGAAGCAGCTCGGAAACAGGAAAAGCGTGGTTTTCACCTCTGCTCGGGCTGCCACAGAGGCATGA
- the Aph1a gene encoding gamma-secretase subunit APH-1A, protein MGAAVFFGCTFVAFGPAFALFLITVAGDPLRVIILVAGAFFWLVSLLLASVVWFILVHVTDRSDARLQYGLLIFGAAVSVLLQEVFRFAYYKLLKKADEGLASLSEDGRSPISIRQMAYVSGLSFGIISGVFSVINILADALGPGVVGIHGDSPYYFLTSAFLTAAIILLHTFWGVVFFDACERRRYWALGLVVGSHLLTSGLTFLNPWYEASLLPIYAVTVSMGLWAFITAGGSLRSIQRSLSCRRQEDSRVMVYSALRIPPED, encoded by the exons ATGGGGGCTGCTGTGTTTTTCGGATGCACCTTCGTCGCATTCGGCCCAGCTTTCGCCCTTTTCCTGATCACTGTAGCTGGAGACCCGCTTCGGGTTATCATCTTGGTGGCGGG AGCCTTTTTCTGGCTGGTCTCCCTGCTCTTGGCCTCTGTGGTCTGGTTCATCTTGGTCCATGTGACAGACCGATCAGATGCACGGCTCCAGTATGGCCTCCTGATTTTTGGTGCTGCTGTCTCTGTCCTTCTCCAGGAAGTGTTCCGTTTTGCTTACTACAAGCTCCTTAA GAAGGCAGATGAGGGCTTAGCATCACTAAGTGAGGACGGAAGATCACCCATCTCTATCCGACAGATGGCCTATG tttCTGGTCTGTCCTTCGGTATCATCAGTGGTGTCTTCTCTGTTATCAATATTTTGGCTGATGCACTTGGGCCAGGTGTGGTTGGGATCCATGGAGACTCACCCTATTACTTCCTGACTTCAG CCTTTCTGACAGCAGCCATTATCCTGCTCCATACCTTTTGGGGAGTTGTGTTCTTTGATGCCTGTGAGAGGAGACGGTACTGGGCTTTGGGCCTAGTAGTTGGGAGTCACCTTCTGACATCGGGACTG ACATTCCTCAACCCCTggtatgaggccagcctgctgcCCATCTATGCAGTCACCGTTTCCATGGGGCTCTGGGCGTTCATCACAGCCGGAGGCTCCCTCCGAAGTATCCAGCGCAGCCTTTCGT GCCGCCGGCAGGAGGACAGTCGGGTGATGGTGTACTCTGCCCTGCGCATCCCACCCGAGGACTGA